One genomic window of Leopardus geoffroyi isolate Oge1 chromosome C3, O.geoffroyi_Oge1_pat1.0, whole genome shotgun sequence includes the following:
- the LOC123585990 gene encoding T-cell surface glycoprotein CD1a-like isoform X1, with protein sequence MCFSLHSVPSETFVCLCVPSAHCLSLTLDDFITAPPWSPSLFSAHILPVSPPACVPFSVIYLSSASSDHHFPSESPLKPNFVPFCPMPSTSPLLPLSFASTHLLSSLSLSLSCNSHSLFPDPFQVQLAGGCDSHFGEASTGFMQIAYQGPDLVSFQNTSWWPSPKGGRRAQQVCKLFNQYHVVNLRIQANINDMCPHFLLGLLEAGKADLQRQMRPEAWLSTGPSPGSGHLLLVCHVSGFYPKPVWVTWMRGDQEHQGTRRGDVLPHADGTWYLQTSLDVEAREAADLSCLVRHSSLEGQDMVFYWEQHRPVDLVFLVVSVPLVLLAGLASWLWKRQKSHKTPQCTGLPLE encoded by the exons ATGTGCTTTTCTCTCCATTCAGTCCCATCAGAGACATTTGTCTGTCTATGTGTTCCCTCTGCCCACTGCCTTTCCCTCACCCTTGATGATTTTATCACAGCTCCCCCGTGGAGCCCTTCCTTGTTCTCTGCCCACAtccttcctgtttctcctccAGCATGTGTTCCTTTCTCAGTAATTTACCTTTCTTCTGCCTCCAGCGACCACCACTTCCCCTCTGAGTCTCCACTCAAACCAAACTTTGTTCCATTCTGTCCAATGCCCTCAacttctcctctgcttcctctgtccTTTGCTTCCACTCATCTCCtttcatctctttccctctccctttcctgtaactcacattctctcttcccAGATCCCTTTCAGGTACAGCTGGCAGGAGGCTGCGATTCTCACTTTGGAGAAGCATCAACAGGCTTCATGCAGATTGCGTATCAAGGACCAGATCTTGTGAGTTTCCAGAACACGTCATGGTGGCCATCtccaaagggaggaaggagagctcAGCAGGTCTGCAAACTGTTCAATCAGTACCATGTGGTCAACTTACGAATACAAGCAAATATTAATGACATGTGCCCCCATTTCCTCTTGGGTCTTCTTGAGGCAGGGAAGGCAGACCTTCAGCGACAAA TGAGGCCAGAGGCCTGGCTGTCCACTGGCCCAAGTCCGGGATCTGGCCATCTGCTCCTCGTGTGCCACGTCTCTGGCTTCTACCCAAAGCCAGTGTGGGTGACGTGGATGCGGGGTGACCAGGAGCACCAGGGCACCCGACGAGGCGACGTCTTGCCCCATGCTGACGGGACATGGTATCTTCAGACGTCCTTGGATGTGGAAGCCAGAGAGGCAGCCGACCTGTCTTGCCTAGTGAGACACAGCAGTCTAGAAGGCCAGGATATGGTCTTCTACTGGG AGCAGCACCGCCCCGTGGACTTGGTCTTCCTGGTGGTGAGCGTGCCCCTGGTGCTTCTGGCAGGTCTTGCCTCCTGGCTCTGGAAGCGCCA GAAATCACACAAGACACCTCAGTGTACTGGCCTCCCTTTGGAGTGA
- the LOC123585990 gene encoding T-cell surface glycoprotein CD1a-like isoform X2, giving the protein MFLQMALLTVLVPGGDSDDDYQEPISLRTILTTSFCNRSWTQNQGSAWLDELQTRGWDSKTGAFIFLWPWSRGNFSNEELMEQEKSFHTFFTRFPLVFQDHASQWQLEYPFQVQLAGGCDSHFGEASTGFMQIAYQGPDLVSFQNTSWWPSPKGGRRAQQVCKLFNQYHVVNLRIQANINDMCPHFLLGLLEAGKADLQRQMRPEAWLSTGPSPGSGHLLLVCHVSGFYPKPVWVTWMRGDQEHQGTRRGDVLPHADGTWYLQTSLDVEAREAADLSCLVRHSSLEGQDMVFYWEQHRPVDLVFLVVSVPLVLLAGLASWLWKRQKSHKTPQCTGLPLE; this is encoded by the exons ATGTTTCTGCAAATGGCGTTGCTCACAGTTCTTGTCCCAGGTGGTGACAGTGACGATG ACTACCAAGAGCCAATCTCTCTTCGAACCATCCTGACAACATCCTTTTGCAACCGTTCCTGGACACAGAATCAGGGCTCAGCTTGGCTGGATGAACTGCAGACTCGTGGCTGGGACAGCAAGACGGGCGCTTTCATTTTTCTGTGGCCATGGTCCAGGGGAAACTTCAGCAATGAGGAGCTAATGGAACAAGAAAAGTCATTTCACACATTCTTCACGAGATTTCCTCTGGTATTTCAGGACCATGCCAGTCAATGGCAGCTTGAAT ATCCCTTTCAGGTACAGCTGGCAGGAGGCTGCGATTCTCACTTTGGAGAAGCATCAACAGGCTTCATGCAGATTGCGTATCAAGGACCAGATCTTGTGAGTTTCCAGAACACGTCATGGTGGCCATCtccaaagggaggaaggagagctcAGCAGGTCTGCAAACTGTTCAATCAGTACCATGTGGTCAACTTACGAATACAAGCAAATATTAATGACATGTGCCCCCATTTCCTCTTGGGTCTTCTTGAGGCAGGGAAGGCAGACCTTCAGCGACAAA TGAGGCCAGAGGCCTGGCTGTCCACTGGCCCAAGTCCGGGATCTGGCCATCTGCTCCTCGTGTGCCACGTCTCTGGCTTCTACCCAAAGCCAGTGTGGGTGACGTGGATGCGGGGTGACCAGGAGCACCAGGGCACCCGACGAGGCGACGTCTTGCCCCATGCTGACGGGACATGGTATCTTCAGACGTCCTTGGATGTGGAAGCCAGAGAGGCAGCCGACCTGTCTTGCCTAGTGAGACACAGCAGTCTAGAAGGCCAGGATATGGTCTTCTACTGGG AGCAGCACCGCCCCGTGGACTTGGTCTTCCTGGTGGTGAGCGTGCCCCTGGTGCTTCTGGCAGGTCTTGCCTCCTGGCTCTGGAAGCGCCA GAAATCACACAAGACACCTCAGTGTACTGGCCTCCCTTTGGAGTGA
- the LOC123585986 gene encoding T-cell surface glycoprotein CD1a-like isoform X7: MSICSSGTDFQEPITFRTIQIASFYNRAQTQNQGSAWLGQLQTHGWDSKTGAFIFLRPWSRGNFSNEKFMELEKLFYSYSIRFLQVFQDHVSQWQLEYPFQVQLEGGCELHPGEASVGFVRVAYQGSDLMSFQNTSWWPSPKGGRRTEEVCTLFNRFYVINEIIHTLLSDTCPQFLLGLLDAGKAYLKRQVRPEAWLSTGPSPGPGRLLLVCHVSGFYPKPVWVTWMRGDQEHQGTRRGEVLPHADGTWYLQTSLDVEARETAGLSCRVRHSSLGGQDIVLYWEQHRPVGLVFLVVIVPLVLLAGLAFWLWKRWKSHWRPQCTGLPSERDPSSPSSSTYLNPAQW, encoded by the exons ATG TCTATCTGTTCTTCTGGCACAGACTTCCAGGAGCCAATCACTTTTCGAACCATCCAGATCGCATCTTTTTACAACCGTGCCCAGACACAAAATCAGGGTTCAGCTTGGCTGGGACAGCTGCAGACTCATGGCTGGGACAGCAAGACCGGAGCTTTCATTTTCCTGCGGCCTTGGTCCAGGGGCAACTTCAGCAACGAGAAGTTCATGGAACTGGAAAAGTTATTCTATTCATACTCCATTAGATTTCTTCAGGTATTTCAGGACCATGTCAGTCAATGGCAGCTTGAAT ATCCGTTTCAGGTCCAATTGGAAGGAGGCTGTGAGCTGCACCCTGGAGAAGCATCAGTAGGATTTGTGAGGGTTGCATATCAAGGATCAGATCTCATGAGCTTCCAGAACACGTCATGGTGGCCATCTCCAAAGGGAGGCAGAAGGACTGAAGAAGTCTGCACACTATTCAATCGGTTCTATGTGATCAATGAAATTATACACACACTTCTCAGTGATACCTGCCCGCAGTTCCTCTTGGGTCTTCTTGACGCAGGAAAGGCATATCTCAAGCGACAAG TGAGGCCCGAGGCCTGGCTGTCCACTGGCCCCAGTCCGGGGCCTGGCCGTCTGCTCCTCGTGTGCCACGTCTCTGGCTTCTACCCAAAGCCAGTGTGGGTGACGTGGATGCGGGGTGACCAGGAGCACCAGGGCACCCGACGAGGCGAGGTCTTGCCCCATGCTGACGGGACATGGTATCTTCAGACGTCCTTGGATGTGGAAGCCAGGGAGACAGCCGGCCTCTCTTGCCGAGTGAGACACAGCAGTCTAGGAGGCCAGGATATTGTCCTCTACTGGG AGCAGCACCGCCCCGTGGGCTTGGTCTTCCTGGTGGTGATCGTGCCCCTGGTGCTTCTGGCAGGTCTTGCGTTCTGGCTCTGGAAGCGCTG GAAATCACACTGGAGACCTCAGTGCACTGGCCTCCCTTCGGAGAGAGATCCCAGCAGCCCCAGTTCCAGCACTTACCTAAACCCAGCTCAGTGGTGA
- the LOC123585986 gene encoding T-cell surface glycoprotein CD1a-like isoform X2, producing MLIFTVCSNSGFLDQFFIFLQNAACHLRLGSSGPERHLQLPACRVHWAPDVLQAVLSEKLLEDFHQEDLCSCHITGSAAPARAGKGPCGPWGLPAILPQGLENCTLYKDFQEPITFRTIQIASFYNRAQTQNQGSAWLGQLQTHGWDSKTGAFIFLRPWSRGNFSNEKFMELEKLFYSYSIRFLQVFQDHVSQWQLEYPFQVQLEGGCELHPGEASVGFVRVAYQGSDLMSFQNTSWWPSPKGGRRTEEVCTLFNRFYVINEIIHTLLSDTCPQFLLGLLDAGKAYLKRQVRPEAWLSTGPSPGPGRLLLVCHVSGFYPKPVWVTWMRGDQEHQGTRRGEVLPHADGTWYLQTSLDVEARETAGLSCRVRHSSLGGQDIVLYWGLAFWLWKRWKSHWRPQCTGLPSERDPSSPSSSTYLNPAQW from the exons atgttaattttcacgGTTTGCTCGAATTCAGGTTTTCTTGAccaattcttcattttccttcaaaatgcTGCATGCCACTTGAGGCTCGGCAGCTCAGGACCTGAGCGTCACCTGCAGCTCCCTGCATGCCGTGTGCACTGGGCTCCCGACGTTCTTCAGGCCGTCCTCTCGGAGAAGCTGTTGGAAGACTTTCATCAGGAGGACCTTTGTTCTTGTCACATCACAGGCTCTGCTGCACCTGCCAGAGCTGGCAAAGGCCCATGTGGCCCGTGGGGCCTCCCAGCCATCCTTCCTCAGGGGCTAGAAAACTGCACTCTGTACAAAG ACTTCCAGGAGCCAATCACTTTTCGAACCATCCAGATCGCATCTTTTTACAACCGTGCCCAGACACAAAATCAGGGTTCAGCTTGGCTGGGACAGCTGCAGACTCATGGCTGGGACAGCAAGACCGGAGCTTTCATTTTCCTGCGGCCTTGGTCCAGGGGCAACTTCAGCAACGAGAAGTTCATGGAACTGGAAAAGTTATTCTATTCATACTCCATTAGATTTCTTCAGGTATTTCAGGACCATGTCAGTCAATGGCAGCTTGAAT ATCCGTTTCAGGTCCAATTGGAAGGAGGCTGTGAGCTGCACCCTGGAGAAGCATCAGTAGGATTTGTGAGGGTTGCATATCAAGGATCAGATCTCATGAGCTTCCAGAACACGTCATGGTGGCCATCTCCAAAGGGAGGCAGAAGGACTGAAGAAGTCTGCACACTATTCAATCGGTTCTATGTGATCAATGAAATTATACACACACTTCTCAGTGATACCTGCCCGCAGTTCCTCTTGGGTCTTCTTGACGCAGGAAAGGCATATCTCAAGCGACAAG TGAGGCCCGAGGCCTGGCTGTCCACTGGCCCCAGTCCGGGGCCTGGCCGTCTGCTCCTCGTGTGCCACGTCTCTGGCTTCTACCCAAAGCCAGTGTGGGTGACGTGGATGCGGGGTGACCAGGAGCACCAGGGCACCCGACGAGGCGAGGTCTTGCCCCATGCTGACGGGACATGGTATCTTCAGACGTCCTTGGATGTGGAAGCCAGGGAGACAGCCGGCCTCTCTTGCCGAGTGAGACACAGCAGTCTAGGAGGCCAGGATATTGTCCTCTACTGGG GTCTTGCGTTCTGGCTCTGGAAGCGCTG GAAATCACACTGGAGACCTCAGTGCACTGGCCTCCCTTCGGAGAGAGATCCCAGCAGCCCCAGTTCCAGCACTTACCTAAACCCAGCTCAGTGGTGA
- the LOC123585986 gene encoding T-cell surface glycoprotein CD1a-like isoform X5 — MLLLQLVLLTVLVPGGDSDDDFQEPITFRTIQIASFYNRAQTQNQGSAWLGQLQTHGWDSKTGAFIFLRPWSRGNFSNEKFMELEKLFYSYSIRFLQVFQDHVSQWQLEYPFQVQLEGGCELHPGEASVGFVRVAYQGSDLMSFQNTSWWPSPKGGRRTEEVCTLFNRFYVINEIIHTLLSDTCPQFLLGLLDAGKAYLKRQVRPEAWLSTGPSPGPGRLLLVCHVSGFYPKPVWVTWMRGDQEHQGTRRGEVLPHADGTWYLQTSLDVEARETAGLSCRVRHSSLGGQDIVLYWEQHRPVGLVFLVVIVPLVLLAGLAFWLWKRWKSHWRPQCTGLPSERDPSSPSSSTYLNPAQW, encoded by the exons ACTTCCAGGAGCCAATCACTTTTCGAACCATCCAGATCGCATCTTTTTACAACCGTGCCCAGACACAAAATCAGGGTTCAGCTTGGCTGGGACAGCTGCAGACTCATGGCTGGGACAGCAAGACCGGAGCTTTCATTTTCCTGCGGCCTTGGTCCAGGGGCAACTTCAGCAACGAGAAGTTCATGGAACTGGAAAAGTTATTCTATTCATACTCCATTAGATTTCTTCAGGTATTTCAGGACCATGTCAGTCAATGGCAGCTTGAAT ATCCGTTTCAGGTCCAATTGGAAGGAGGCTGTGAGCTGCACCCTGGAGAAGCATCAGTAGGATTTGTGAGGGTTGCATATCAAGGATCAGATCTCATGAGCTTCCAGAACACGTCATGGTGGCCATCTCCAAAGGGAGGCAGAAGGACTGAAGAAGTCTGCACACTATTCAATCGGTTCTATGTGATCAATGAAATTATACACACACTTCTCAGTGATACCTGCCCGCAGTTCCTCTTGGGTCTTCTTGACGCAGGAAAGGCATATCTCAAGCGACAAG TGAGGCCCGAGGCCTGGCTGTCCACTGGCCCCAGTCCGGGGCCTGGCCGTCTGCTCCTCGTGTGCCACGTCTCTGGCTTCTACCCAAAGCCAGTGTGGGTGACGTGGATGCGGGGTGACCAGGAGCACCAGGGCACCCGACGAGGCGAGGTCTTGCCCCATGCTGACGGGACATGGTATCTTCAGACGTCCTTGGATGTGGAAGCCAGGGAGACAGCCGGCCTCTCTTGCCGAGTGAGACACAGCAGTCTAGGAGGCCAGGATATTGTCCTCTACTGGG AGCAGCACCGCCCCGTGGGCTTGGTCTTCCTGGTGGTGATCGTGCCCCTGGTGCTTCTGGCAGGTCTTGCGTTCTGGCTCTGGAAGCGCTG GAAATCACACTGGAGACCTCAGTGCACTGGCCTCCCTTCGGAGAGAGATCCCAGCAGCCCCAGTTCCAGCACTTACCTAAACCCAGCTCAGTGGTGA
- the LOC123585986 gene encoding T-cell surface glycoprotein CD1a-like isoform X4, which produces MLLLQLVLLTVLVPGGDSDDDFQEPITFRTIQIASFYNRAQTQNQGSAWLGQLQTHGWDSKTGAFIFLRPWSRGNFSNEKFMELEKLFYSYSIRFLQVFQDHVSQWQLEYPFQVQLEGGCELHPGEASVGFVRVAYQGSDLMSFQNTSWWPSPKGGRRTEEVCTLFNRFYVINEIIHTLLSDTCPQFLLGLLDAGKAYLKRQVRPEAWLSTGPSPGPGRLLLVCHVSGFYPKPVWVTWMRGDQEHQGTRRGEVLPHADGTWYLQTSLDVEARETAGLSCRVRHSSLGGQDIVLYWEQHRPVGLVFLVVIVPLVLLAGLAFWLWKRWKSHWRPQCTGLPSERDPSSPSSSTYLNPAQW; this is translated from the exons ATGCTGTTGTTGCAACTGGTGTTGCTCACGGTTCTTGTCCCAGGTGGTGACAGTGACGATG ACTTCCAGGAGCCAATCACTTTTCGAACCATCCAGATCGCATCTTTTTACAACCGTGCCCAGACACAAAATCAGGGTTCAGCTTGGCTGGGACAGCTGCAGACTCATGGCTGGGACAGCAAGACCGGAGCTTTCATTTTCCTGCGGCCTTGGTCCAGGGGCAACTTCAGCAACGAGAAGTTCATGGAACTGGAAAAGTTATTCTATTCATACTCCATTAGATTTCTTCAGGTATTTCAGGACCATGTCAGTCAATGGCAGCTTGAAT ATCCGTTTCAGGTCCAATTGGAAGGAGGCTGTGAGCTGCACCCTGGAGAAGCATCAGTAGGATTTGTGAGGGTTGCATATCAAGGATCAGATCTCATGAGCTTCCAGAACACGTCATGGTGGCCATCTCCAAAGGGAGGCAGAAGGACTGAAGAAGTCTGCACACTATTCAATCGGTTCTATGTGATCAATGAAATTATACACACACTTCTCAGTGATACCTGCCCGCAGTTCCTCTTGGGTCTTCTTGACGCAGGAAAGGCATATCTCAAGCGACAAG TGAGGCCCGAGGCCTGGCTGTCCACTGGCCCCAGTCCGGGGCCTGGCCGTCTGCTCCTCGTGTGCCACGTCTCTGGCTTCTACCCAAAGCCAGTGTGGGTGACGTGGATGCGGGGTGACCAGGAGCACCAGGGCACCCGACGAGGCGAGGTCTTGCCCCATGCTGACGGGACATGGTATCTTCAGACGTCCTTGGATGTGGAAGCCAGGGAGACAGCCGGCCTCTCTTGCCGAGTGAGACACAGCAGTCTAGGAGGCCAGGATATTGTCCTCTACTGGG AGCAGCACCGCCCCGTGGGCTTGGTCTTCCTGGTGGTGATCGTGCCCCTGGTGCTTCTGGCAGGTCTTGCGTTCTGGCTCTGGAAGCGCTG GAAATCACACTGGAGACCTCAGTGCACTGGCCTCCCTTCGGAGAGAGATCCCAGCAGCCCCAGTTCCAGCACTTACCTAAACCCAGCTCAGTGGTGA
- the LOC123585986 gene encoding T-cell surface glycoprotein CD1a-like isoform X1, with amino-acid sequence MLIFTVCSNSGFLDQFFIFLQNAACHLRLGSSGPERHLQLPACRVHWAPDVLQAVLSEKLLEDFHQEDLCSCHITGSAAPARAGKGPCGPWGLPAILPQGLENCTLYKDFQEPITFRTIQIASFYNRAQTQNQGSAWLGQLQTHGWDSKTGAFIFLRPWSRGNFSNEKFMELEKLFYSYSIRFLQVFQDHVSQWQLEYPFQVQLEGGCELHPGEASVGFVRVAYQGSDLMSFQNTSWWPSPKGGRRTEEVCTLFNRFYVINEIIHTLLSDTCPQFLLGLLDAGKAYLKRQVRPEAWLSTGPSPGPGRLLLVCHVSGFYPKPVWVTWMRGDQEHQGTRRGEVLPHADGTWYLQTSLDVEARETAGLSCRVRHSSLGGQDIVLYWEQHRPVGLVFLVVIVPLVLLAGLAFWLWKRWKSHWRPQCTGLPSERDPSSPSSSTYLNPAQW; translated from the exons atgttaattttcacgGTTTGCTCGAATTCAGGTTTTCTTGAccaattcttcattttccttcaaaatgcTGCATGCCACTTGAGGCTCGGCAGCTCAGGACCTGAGCGTCACCTGCAGCTCCCTGCATGCCGTGTGCACTGGGCTCCCGACGTTCTTCAGGCCGTCCTCTCGGAGAAGCTGTTGGAAGACTTTCATCAGGAGGACCTTTGTTCTTGTCACATCACAGGCTCTGCTGCACCTGCCAGAGCTGGCAAAGGCCCATGTGGCCCGTGGGGCCTCCCAGCCATCCTTCCTCAGGGGCTAGAAAACTGCACTCTGTACAAAG ACTTCCAGGAGCCAATCACTTTTCGAACCATCCAGATCGCATCTTTTTACAACCGTGCCCAGACACAAAATCAGGGTTCAGCTTGGCTGGGACAGCTGCAGACTCATGGCTGGGACAGCAAGACCGGAGCTTTCATTTTCCTGCGGCCTTGGTCCAGGGGCAACTTCAGCAACGAGAAGTTCATGGAACTGGAAAAGTTATTCTATTCATACTCCATTAGATTTCTTCAGGTATTTCAGGACCATGTCAGTCAATGGCAGCTTGAAT ATCCGTTTCAGGTCCAATTGGAAGGAGGCTGTGAGCTGCACCCTGGAGAAGCATCAGTAGGATTTGTGAGGGTTGCATATCAAGGATCAGATCTCATGAGCTTCCAGAACACGTCATGGTGGCCATCTCCAAAGGGAGGCAGAAGGACTGAAGAAGTCTGCACACTATTCAATCGGTTCTATGTGATCAATGAAATTATACACACACTTCTCAGTGATACCTGCCCGCAGTTCCTCTTGGGTCTTCTTGACGCAGGAAAGGCATATCTCAAGCGACAAG TGAGGCCCGAGGCCTGGCTGTCCACTGGCCCCAGTCCGGGGCCTGGCCGTCTGCTCCTCGTGTGCCACGTCTCTGGCTTCTACCCAAAGCCAGTGTGGGTGACGTGGATGCGGGGTGACCAGGAGCACCAGGGCACCCGACGAGGCGAGGTCTTGCCCCATGCTGACGGGACATGGTATCTTCAGACGTCCTTGGATGTGGAAGCCAGGGAGACAGCCGGCCTCTCTTGCCGAGTGAGACACAGCAGTCTAGGAGGCCAGGATATTGTCCTCTACTGGG AGCAGCACCGCCCCGTGGGCTTGGTCTTCCTGGTGGTGATCGTGCCCCTGGTGCTTCTGGCAGGTCTTGCGTTCTGGCTCTGGAAGCGCTG GAAATCACACTGGAGACCTCAGTGCACTGGCCTCCCTTCGGAGAGAGATCCCAGCAGCCCCAGTTCCAGCACTTACCTAAACCCAGCTCAGTGGTGA
- the LOC123585986 gene encoding T-cell surface glycoprotein CD1a-like isoform X3 gives MVGAKLGALGQHVSPEGTTAPCPPDFGAPPWPLLLILSPSLCPPLPQSICSSGTDFQEPITFRTIQIASFYNRAQTQNQGSAWLGQLQTHGWDSKTGAFIFLRPWSRGNFSNEKFMELEKLFYSYSIRFLQVFQDHVSQWQLEYPFQVQLEGGCELHPGEASVGFVRVAYQGSDLMSFQNTSWWPSPKGGRRTEEVCTLFNRFYVINEIIHTLLSDTCPQFLLGLLDAGKAYLKRQVRPEAWLSTGPSPGPGRLLLVCHVSGFYPKPVWVTWMRGDQEHQGTRRGEVLPHADGTWYLQTSLDVEARETAGLSCRVRHSSLGGQDIVLYWEQHRPVGLVFLVVIVPLVLLAGLAFWLWKRWKSHWRPQCTGLPSERDPSSPSSSTYLNPAQW, from the exons ATGGTGGGTGCCAAGCTCGGGGCTCTGGGGCAGCATGTGTCTCCAGAGGGAACTACGGCTCCCTGTCCTCCAGATTTcggtgcccctccctggccccttttgctgattctctctccttccctctgccctcctcttcctcagTCTATCTGTTCTTCTGGCACAGACTTCCAGGAGCCAATCACTTTTCGAACCATCCAGATCGCATCTTTTTACAACCGTGCCCAGACACAAAATCAGGGTTCAGCTTGGCTGGGACAGCTGCAGACTCATGGCTGGGACAGCAAGACCGGAGCTTTCATTTTCCTGCGGCCTTGGTCCAGGGGCAACTTCAGCAACGAGAAGTTCATGGAACTGGAAAAGTTATTCTATTCATACTCCATTAGATTTCTTCAGGTATTTCAGGACCATGTCAGTCAATGGCAGCTTGAAT ATCCGTTTCAGGTCCAATTGGAAGGAGGCTGTGAGCTGCACCCTGGAGAAGCATCAGTAGGATTTGTGAGGGTTGCATATCAAGGATCAGATCTCATGAGCTTCCAGAACACGTCATGGTGGCCATCTCCAAAGGGAGGCAGAAGGACTGAAGAAGTCTGCACACTATTCAATCGGTTCTATGTGATCAATGAAATTATACACACACTTCTCAGTGATACCTGCCCGCAGTTCCTCTTGGGTCTTCTTGACGCAGGAAAGGCATATCTCAAGCGACAAG TGAGGCCCGAGGCCTGGCTGTCCACTGGCCCCAGTCCGGGGCCTGGCCGTCTGCTCCTCGTGTGCCACGTCTCTGGCTTCTACCCAAAGCCAGTGTGGGTGACGTGGATGCGGGGTGACCAGGAGCACCAGGGCACCCGACGAGGCGAGGTCTTGCCCCATGCTGACGGGACATGGTATCTTCAGACGTCCTTGGATGTGGAAGCCAGGGAGACAGCCGGCCTCTCTTGCCGAGTGAGACACAGCAGTCTAGGAGGCCAGGATATTGTCCTCTACTGGG AGCAGCACCGCCCCGTGGGCTTGGTCTTCCTGGTGGTGATCGTGCCCCTGGTGCTTCTGGCAGGTCTTGCGTTCTGGCTCTGGAAGCGCTG GAAATCACACTGGAGACCTCAGTGCACTGGCCTCCCTTCGGAGAGAGATCCCAGCAGCCCCAGTTCCAGCACTTACCTAAACCCAGCTCAGTGGTGA